A window of Christiangramia forsetii KT0803 contains these coding sequences:
- a CDS encoding metallophosphoesterase family protein, producing MKKILLLSDTHSHMDKRILHYAEQADEIWHAGDIGNLEVIDKLEAIKPLKAVYGNIDNAEIRKEFPLNNRFMCEEVDVWITHIGGYPGRYSPPIKDIIKKNPPKIFISGHSHILKVMNDKNLNLLHMNPGAAGKQGFHQKRTMLRFKINGQEISDLEVIELE from the coding sequence TTGAAAAAAATCCTTCTTCTTAGTGACACCCATTCACATATGGATAAACGCATTCTTCATTATGCTGAACAGGCTGATGAAATTTGGCATGCGGGAGATATTGGAAATCTTGAAGTTATTGATAAACTAGAGGCCATAAAACCACTCAAGGCTGTTTACGGCAATATTGATAATGCTGAAATTCGAAAAGAATTCCCATTAAACAATAGATTTATGTGTGAAGAAGTTGATGTATGGATCACTCATATTGGCGGATATCCCGGAAGGTATTCCCCTCCCATCAAGGATATCATTAAAAAAAATCCTCCGAAAATATTTATTTCGGGACATTCTCATATTTTAAAAGTGATGAATGATAAAAACCTGAATTTGCTTCATATGAATCCCGGTGCTGCCGGCAAACAAGGATTTCATCAAAAGAGAACTATGCTTAGATTTAAAATTAATGGGCAGGAGATTAGTGATCTTGAAGTTATTGAACTGGAATAA
- the truA gene encoding tRNA pseudouridine(38-40) synthase TruA — protein sequence MRYFIELSYFGKAYHGWQIQPNSISVQEVIEKNLSKVLRSTIEIVGAGRTDAGVHAKQMFAHFDVDRVLDLELLKYKLNSMLPKDIAISDIFPVNKNVHARFDATSRSYEYHLIQEKDPFNRESAWFLKHEVKIEKMNMAAATLRGYTNFKCFSKSKTDVRTYNCRIDEAEWRMEGNLMVFHITADRFLRNMVRAVVGTLIEIGQNKHPVSYMHEVIKSEDRGKAGASVPAHGLYLTRIKYPENIRIE from the coding sequence TTGAGGTATTTTATAGAACTCTCATATTTTGGAAAAGCCTATCATGGTTGGCAAATTCAACCGAACTCTATTAGTGTTCAGGAGGTTATTGAAAAAAATCTGAGTAAGGTATTACGTTCAACTATAGAGATTGTTGGAGCAGGAAGAACAGATGCAGGTGTTCACGCTAAGCAGATGTTTGCTCATTTTGATGTTGATAGGGTTTTAGATTTAGAGCTTTTAAAGTATAAGTTGAATTCCATGCTTCCAAAAGATATTGCGATTTCAGATATATTTCCGGTAAACAAAAATGTGCATGCACGTTTTGACGCCACGTCCAGAAGCTATGAGTATCATTTAATTCAGGAAAAAGATCCTTTTAATAGGGAATCAGCGTGGTTTCTGAAACATGAAGTTAAAATTGAGAAGATGAATATGGCGGCGGCTACTTTGAGAGGGTACACTAATTTCAAATGTTTCTCTAAAAGTAAAACAGACGTACGAACCTATAATTGCAGAATTGACGAAGCTGAATGGAGAATGGAGGGGAATTTAATGGTTTTTCATATTACTGCCGATAGATTTTTAAGAAATATGGTTCGTGCAGTAGTAGGAACTCTTATTGAAATTGGTCAAAATAAACATCCTGTTTCTTATATGCATGAGGTTATAAAAAGTGAAGACAGGGGAAAGGCTGGAGCATCGGTACCAGCACATGGATTATACTTAACAAGGATCAAGTATCCTGAAAATATCAGAATAGAATAG
- a CDS encoding ABC transporter ATP-binding protein produces the protein MASKTGNAFDMDLFKRLLSYTNPYKRIFYFVGVAAILMSLFAVLRPILLQETVDEALIPSDFDSLIYYVSLMMGVLVLEVLFQFCFIYYANWLGQEVVRDIRVKLFKHMLGFRMKYYDKSAVGRLVTRAVSDIETIASIFSQGLFMIISDLLKMFVVVGVMFYKSWELTLLVLTILPFIIYATRVFQKKMKLAFEEVRTQVANLNTFVQERITGMKIVQLFTREKTEYANFKEINDKHRNAWVKTVWYNSIFFPIAEMSTSITIGLIVWFGGLRVVAGDDMSLGIIIAFIELSQMLFRPLRQIADKFNTLQMGMVAANRVFDIIDTEANIEDNGTLEIDNFNGDIQFKDVRFSYVDDEEVLKGISFKVNPGETVAIVGATGAGKSTIINLLSRFYEIDSGTILVDNTDIKDIKLKSLRAQIAVVLQNVFLFADTVMNNINLDNPDISDEDVINAAKQIGIHEFITSLPGGYSYNVKERGAMLSSGQRQLISFLRAYVSNPSILVLDEATSSVDSYSEQLIQDATDKITEGRTSIVIAHRLATIKKADKIIVMDEGKIVEIGNHKELLQKTDGYYRKLYEVQFKEEEAL, from the coding sequence ATGGCATCAAAAACTGGAAATGCGTTCGATATGGATTTGTTTAAGCGTTTGCTTAGTTATACAAATCCCTATAAGCGAATATTTTATTTCGTAGGAGTCGCCGCAATTCTGATGTCGTTATTTGCAGTTCTAAGGCCTATCCTTTTGCAGGAAACTGTAGATGAAGCTTTAATTCCTTCAGATTTTGACAGCCTTATTTATTATGTAAGTCTAATGATGGGCGTCCTGGTTTTGGAGGTCCTATTTCAGTTCTGTTTTATATATTATGCCAACTGGCTGGGGCAGGAGGTTGTTCGTGATATTCGTGTGAAGCTCTTTAAGCATATGCTTGGCTTTAGAATGAAGTATTACGATAAATCTGCTGTGGGTAGATTGGTGACCAGAGCGGTGAGTGATATTGAAACTATTGCCAGTATCTTTAGTCAGGGATTGTTTATGATCATAAGTGATCTCCTTAAAATGTTTGTGGTTGTAGGAGTAATGTTTTATAAAAGCTGGGAATTAACTTTGCTGGTGCTAACAATTCTTCCGTTCATTATATATGCCACACGTGTATTTCAGAAGAAAATGAAACTGGCTTTTGAAGAGGTTAGAACCCAGGTAGCCAATTTAAATACTTTTGTTCAGGAGCGTATTACCGGGATGAAGATCGTTCAGCTTTTTACCAGAGAGAAGACGGAATATGCCAATTTTAAAGAGATAAACGATAAACACCGAAATGCATGGGTGAAAACGGTATGGTATAACTCCATATTTTTTCCTATTGCTGAAATGTCTACTTCCATAACTATTGGTTTGATCGTATGGTTTGGTGGTTTAAGAGTAGTAGCCGGTGATGATATGTCATTAGGTATTATTATAGCTTTTATTGAACTGTCTCAAATGTTATTCAGGCCTCTGAGGCAAATCGCAGATAAATTCAATACCCTGCAAATGGGAATGGTTGCAGCCAATCGTGTTTTCGATATTATTGATACCGAAGCAAATATTGAAGATAATGGAACTCTTGAAATTGATAATTTTAACGGAGATATCCAGTTTAAAGATGTTCGTTTTAGCTATGTGGACGATGAAGAAGTTTTAAAAGGAATTTCCTTTAAAGTAAATCCTGGAGAAACCGTAGCCATTGTTGGAGCTACCGGTGCTGGGAAATCAACCATCATTAATCTGCTTAGCCGATTCTATGAAATTGATAGTGGTACTATCTTAGTAGATAATACCGATATTAAAGACATTAAGCTTAAATCTTTAAGAGCTCAAATAGCGGTAGTGTTACAGAACGTTTTCCTGTTCGCAGATACCGTTATGAATAATATTAATCTTGATAATCCTGATATCTCAGATGAAGATGTCATTAATGCTGCAAAACAAATCGGGATACATGAATTTATCACCTCACTTCCAGGAGGATATTCTTATAATGTAAAGGAAAGGGGCGCCATGCTATCTTCTGGTCAGCGCCAATTAATTTCCTTCTTAAGGGCTTATGTTAGTAATCCTAGTATTCTTGTTCTGGATGAAGCAACCTCTTCCGTAGATTCCTATAGTGAACAGCTTATTCAAGATGCTACAGATAAGATTACTGAAGGTAGAACGTCTATCGTGATTGCTCACCGTCTTGCCACGATTAAAAAAGCAGATAAGATCATTGTAATGGATGAAGGTAAGATTGTTGAAATTGGTAACCATAAAGAATTACTTCAAAAAACAGATGGTTACTACAGGAAGTTGTACGAAGTGCAGTTTAAGGAAGAGGAAGCGCTTTAA
- a CDS encoding spondin domain-containing protein — translation MKNFLYPILSMFLIFTACSDDDDNIQGNENMAEFTVTIENVVQPKPIFQSGVFNTPVSADEPAPLFPGDAYEFEIDAGPVVLPNDGGTRLSFVTMFVQSNDLFFAPNEEGISLYGDDNEPIGANGPEDVTDQVLIWDSGTEVNEITGGPNQKPQQEADAEDQGEDEDGVVTQITANEDAAGNFIPDANEVIKVTIENTADAKFRVRIENVSTSTTIPTPALGDGTTAAVPVSPGVYAVHTMAAPFFVEGEAAANAGLAASAEGVEDIAEDGFPMALAQDTEAATGLIVPLSPGAWALHDQGTRPLYQINEPDFAEGLEGIAEDGTPMTLVSALNSKDGVTMAAAFNTPVGASSPGPITPGNSYQFTFTASEGQNLSLATMFIQSNDWFYAFKPEGIALFENGTAISGDKTSQVFLYDVGTEIDEYPGAGLFQVIRQPSLNSGPDDSNSNVRLVDPANQNNVQPAQEIIRINIQSSSIGTN, via the coding sequence ATGAAAAATTTTCTGTATCCAATTTTAAGCATGTTCTTAATTTTTACGGCATGTTCAGATGACGACGATAATATTCAAGGAAATGAAAATATGGCGGAATTTACGGTTACCATAGAAAATGTGGTTCAGCCAAAGCCTATATTTCAAAGTGGTGTATTTAATACTCCTGTTAGTGCCGATGAGCCAGCACCATTATTTCCTGGCGATGCCTATGAATTTGAAATTGATGCCGGGCCGGTAGTTTTGCCAAACGATGGAGGTACTAGGCTTTCATTTGTGACCATGTTTGTTCAATCTAATGATTTATTTTTCGCCCCTAATGAAGAAGGAATTTCCCTGTATGGTGACGATAATGAACCAATTGGAGCCAATGGCCCTGAAGATGTAACAGATCAGGTTTTAATTTGGGATTCTGGAACTGAAGTAAATGAAATAACCGGGGGTCCAAACCAAAAGCCTCAACAGGAAGCCGATGCCGAAGACCAGGGAGAGGACGAAGATGGGGTGGTTACCCAAATTACTGCGAACGAAGATGCAGCAGGAAACTTTATTCCGGATGCAAATGAGGTTATTAAAGTAACCATAGAAAATACAGCTGATGCTAAATTTAGAGTGAGGATAGAAAACGTATCGACTTCTACTACGATTCCAACTCCGGCGCTGGGCGATGGAACTACTGCTGCTGTTCCAGTATCACCGGGTGTTTATGCGGTACATACTATGGCTGCTCCATTTTTCGTAGAAGGTGAAGCTGCTGCTAATGCAGGGCTTGCAGCGAGTGCTGAGGGTGTTGAAGATATTGCTGAAGATGGCTTTCCTATGGCCTTAGCTCAGGATACTGAAGCAGCAACAGGCTTAATAGTTCCTTTGTCTCCAGGTGCCTGGGCTTTACATGATCAGGGTACCCGGCCACTTTATCAAATAAATGAACCAGATTTTGCAGAGGGTCTCGAAGGAATTGCTGAAGACGGAACACCAATGACGCTTGTTTCCGCCTTAAATAGCAAGGACGGTGTGACTATGGCGGCAGCTTTTAATACGCCTGTAGGTGCGTCCAGCCCAGGACCAATCACTCCTGGAAATAGTTACCAATTTACATTTACTGCTTCTGAAGGACAAAATTTGTCACTGGCTACAATGTTCATTCAGAGTAATGATTGGTTTTATGCTTTTAAGCCTGAAGGAATTGCGCTATTTGAAAATGGAACTGCTATAAGTGGAGATAAGACCTCGCAAGTATTTCTTTATGATGTAGGAACAGAAATAGATGAGTATCCAGGTGCAGGATTATTTCAGGTAATTAGGCAGCCATCTTTAAATTCTGGACCAGATGATTCTAATTCTAATGTAAGACTGGTTGACCCCGCCAATCAAAATAATGTTCAACCTGCTCAGGAAATAATTCGAATAAATATTCAAAGTTCAAGTATTGGAACTAATTAA
- the cdaA gene encoding diadenylate cyclase CdaA: MDIIDLRILDILDIVFVALLLYYVYKLVRGTAAVNIFIGIVVIYLVWLLTQLLQMELLSSVLGEFVGVGVFALIVVFQQEIRKFLLMIGSTNFTQKGRFFRSFKFSRDDFDSKIDVDAIIDACETMGKTYTGALIVIQKNNKLDFVKNTGDKMKIELNQPILESVFFKNSPLHDGAMVIEENKITATRVILPVSNDRSIPLRFGLRHRAAVGITEKTDALALVVSEETGQTSYIKDGQFVMFETMEELKDRIKEDLS; this comes from the coding sequence TTGGACATCATAGATCTTCGAATTCTCGATATCCTGGATATTGTTTTTGTAGCCCTTCTGCTCTACTACGTGTATAAACTTGTACGTGGAACTGCCGCTGTGAACATCTTTATTGGTATTGTAGTAATTTACCTCGTTTGGCTATTAACACAATTATTACAAATGGAGCTGCTAAGCAGCGTGCTTGGTGAATTTGTGGGCGTTGGTGTTTTCGCGCTAATTGTTGTTTTTCAGCAGGAAATTAGAAAATTCCTTCTAATGATAGGTTCTACAAATTTTACCCAGAAGGGCAGATTTTTCAGAAGTTTTAAATTTAGCAGGGATGATTTTGATTCAAAGATCGACGTAGATGCGATCATAGATGCCTGTGAAACCATGGGTAAAACCTATACCGGTGCTTTGATAGTAATTCAAAAAAATAATAAACTGGATTTTGTAAAGAATACGGGCGATAAAATGAAGATTGAGTTGAATCAACCAATCCTCGAATCAGTTTTTTTTAAAAATAGCCCGTTACATGATGGCGCGATGGTAATTGAAGAAAATAAGATTACCGCAACCAGGGTAATTTTACCCGTTTCAAACGATAGATCCATTCCGCTAAGATTCGGATTAAGACACCGCGCCGCAGTAGGAATCACTGAAAAAACCGATGCTTTGGCCCTGGTAGTAAGTGAAGAAACGGGACAAACTTCTTATATTAAAGATGGACAGTTTGTAATGTTTGAAACAATGGAGGAACTGAAAGATAGAATTAAGGAAGATCTTAGTTAA
- the folP gene encoding dihydropteroate synthase — protein sequence MFINCKGKLLDLSEPKVMGIMNITPDSFYSGSRTNTEKEILLNAEKMLTDGATFLDLGAYSSRPGAKDISVEEELNRMIPAIELILKDFPEAVLSIDTFRAEVADKCIDAGAALINDISAGKLDDNMLATIAKYQVPYIMMHMKGTPQTMKDLNQYEDLTTDVLFYFSERIKAARELGIHDIIIDPGFGFAKNIDQNFELLSKLELLKNMELPLLMGVSRKSMIWKKLDISVNDALNGTSVLNTAALLKGANILRVHDVKEAVECIKLTRELIN from the coding sequence ATGTTCATTAATTGTAAAGGCAAACTTCTAGATCTTTCAGAACCAAAAGTGATGGGAATTATGAATATTACCCCAGATTCTTTTTACAGCGGCAGTCGTACAAATACTGAAAAAGAGATCCTTTTAAATGCTGAAAAGATGCTAACGGATGGAGCTACTTTTCTTGATCTTGGCGCCTATAGCTCCAGACCTGGAGCCAAAGATATATCGGTTGAAGAAGAATTAAATCGAATGATCCCGGCAATTGAGCTCATTCTAAAAGACTTTCCGGAAGCTGTTCTTTCTATTGATACTTTTAGGGCTGAAGTTGCCGATAAATGTATTGATGCGGGAGCGGCGCTTATCAATGATATTTCCGCAGGGAAACTGGACGATAATATGCTCGCGACGATTGCCAAATATCAGGTGCCTTATATTATGATGCATATGAAGGGAACTCCGCAAACCATGAAAGACCTCAACCAATATGAAGATCTAACCACCGATGTTCTTTTTTATTTTTCAGAAAGAATTAAAGCGGCCAGAGAACTGGGGATTCATGATATTATTATAGATCCGGGTTTCGGTTTTGCCAAGAATATAGATCAGAATTTTGAACTTTTATCAAAACTCGAACTTCTTAAGAACATGGAATTACCGCTGTTAATGGGTGTCTCAAGAAAAAGTATGATATGGAAAAAACTGGATATTTCTGTAAATGATGCCTTGAATGGAACCAGCGTTCTTAATACAGCAGCCCTTTTAAAAGGAGCTAACATTTTACGGGTACATGACGTAAAAGAAGCTGTGGAATGCATCAAATTAACCCGTGAATTGATAAACTAA
- a CDS encoding DUF1599 domain-containing protein → MQDTSKQYDAVIEGCRSLFLIKMKDYGCAWRILRLPSLTDQIFIKAQRIRQLQESEVRKVDEDEKSEFIGIINYSVMALIQLEKGIAIQPDLNPEEAIKLYDEKVSETKELMMNKNHDYGEAWRDMRISSLTDLIIQKLLRVKQIEDNKGKTLVSEGIDANYQDMINYSVFAMIHFSEAEEKSISK, encoded by the coding sequence ATGCAGGATACCTCAAAACAATACGACGCAGTAATTGAAGGCTGTCGCAGTTTGTTTCTAATTAAAATGAAAGATTACGGCTGTGCCTGGAGAATTTTAAGGCTGCCCTCGCTTACCGATCAAATCTTTATAAAAGCTCAGCGAATTCGTCAATTGCAGGAAAGTGAAGTGCGTAAGGTAGACGAAGATGAAAAATCTGAATTTATCGGGATTATCAATTATTCGGTGATGGCACTTATTCAGCTGGAGAAGGGAATAGCGATTCAGCCCGATTTAAATCCTGAGGAAGCTATTAAGTTGTATGACGAGAAGGTTTCTGAAACAAAGGAGTTAATGATGAATAAGAATCATGATTATGGAGAAGCCTGGCGTGATATGAGAATCAGCTCTCTTACAGATCTTATTATTCAGAAATTACTTCGTGTAAAGCAAATTGAAGACAATAAAGGTAAAACGCTGGTAAGTGAAGGGATTGATGCTAATTACCAGGATATGATCAACTATTCAGTGTTTGCCATGATTCATTTCAGTGAAGCTGAAGAAAAATCTATTAGTAAATAA
- a CDS encoding BT_3928 family protein, translated as MKAIVNIARILVGVLFIFSGFIKLNDPVGFSYKLQEYFSEPVLDLPFLIPFALVIAILLVIFELVLGIMLLIGYARKFTSWSLLLMIIFFTFLTFYSAYFNKVTDCGCFGDAIPLTPWESFYKDIILLVLVLIIFFNQKFINPIFPVKYHKWVIFASFMACFAFCYHVLMHLPVLDFRPYKIGNNIPEKMQLPQGAEKAEVTYSWKFKIDGEEKIIKTNGGYPQVDGEFLGVETSQSGENALAPIHDFVIEGKEGDITQEVLSAEKVLLIVAYNLRSTEKDGYEAVKALSENARSKGYRVIGLTASGEEFQNKLKKEFDLTFDFYQTDETALKTIVRSNPGFLTLEKGTITQKKHWFDASDIEL; from the coding sequence ATGAAAGCAATTGTAAATATCGCCAGGATTCTGGTAGGAGTTCTTTTTATTTTTTCGGGATTTATAAAACTCAATGATCCTGTTGGATTTTCCTATAAACTTCAGGAATATTTTAGCGAACCTGTATTAGATCTTCCATTTCTAATTCCTTTTGCATTGGTGATTGCGATCCTGCTTGTGATTTTTGAACTTGTCTTAGGCATCATGTTGCTTATTGGCTATGCCAGGAAATTTACAAGCTGGAGCTTATTGCTCATGATCATCTTTTTCACGTTCCTCACTTTCTACTCGGCGTACTTTAATAAAGTTACAGACTGTGGATGTTTTGGAGATGCAATTCCGCTTACTCCCTGGGAATCTTTTTATAAGGATATTATCTTACTTGTTTTAGTGCTAATCATCTTTTTTAATCAAAAGTTTATCAACCCCATTTTTCCTGTGAAGTATCATAAATGGGTGATCTTTGCTTCCTTTATGGCTTGCTTTGCATTTTGCTATCATGTATTGATGCACCTTCCTGTATTAGATTTTAGACCTTATAAGATTGGGAATAATATTCCTGAAAAGATGCAGTTACCGCAAGGTGCAGAAAAAGCTGAAGTAACTTACAGCTGGAAGTTTAAAATAGATGGAGAGGAAAAAATTATTAAAACGAATGGAGGTTATCCCCAGGTAGATGGAGAGTTTTTAGGCGTAGAGACTTCACAATCTGGAGAGAATGCTTTGGCTCCAATTCATGATTTTGTTATTGAAGGTAAGGAGGGAGATATTACCCAGGAGGTTCTTTCGGCAGAAAAGGTTTTGCTTATTGTAGCTTATAATCTTCGTTCAACTGAAAAGGATGGTTATGAAGCAGTGAAAGCTCTAAGTGAAAATGCCAGAAGTAAGGGATATCGTGTTATAGGTCTTACAGCTTCCGGGGAAGAGTTTCAGAATAAATTGAAAAAGGAATTCGATTTGACCTTTGATTTCTATCAAACCGATGAAACCGCCTTAAAGACTATAGTTCGCTCAAATCCCGGTTTTTTAACCCTGGAAAAAGGAACTATCACGCAGAAAAAACACTGGTTCGACGCCTCGGATATCGAATTATAA
- the tpiA gene encoding triose-phosphate isomerase translates to MRDHIVAGNWKMNNDLAETQELLGKLKLQMVKEPEATVMVAPSFTNLYPTFQSLKDTPVIVAAQNMHESEKGAFTGEVSASMLKSIGVTTVIIGHSERRALFNETNDILAKKVQAAIENDMTVIFCFGEELEDRKSEKHFNLVEKQLKESLFQLPQSVWKNIILAYEPVWAIGTGETASPEQAQEMHKHVRELLNKNVGKEVAEATSILYGGSVKPNNAKEIFAKEDVDGGLIGGASLNAVDFLEIVNSF, encoded by the coding sequence ATGAGAGATCATATAGTTGCCGGAAACTGGAAAATGAACAATGACCTGGCAGAAACTCAAGAACTTCTAGGGAAGTTAAAACTTCAAATGGTTAAAGAACCAGAGGCTACGGTAATGGTTGCTCCATCTTTCACAAATTTATATCCAACGTTTCAATCTCTTAAGGATACTCCGGTAATTGTGGCTGCTCAAAATATGCATGAAAGTGAGAAAGGTGCATTTACCGGTGAAGTTTCTGCAAGTATGCTCAAAAGTATTGGAGTTACTACGGTAATTATAGGACATAGTGAGCGAAGAGCTCTTTTTAATGAGACCAATGATATTTTGGCTAAAAAAGTACAGGCTGCTATTGAGAATGACATGACGGTGATCTTTTGTTTTGGAGAAGAATTAGAAGATCGAAAAAGCGAGAAACATTTTAATCTTGTAGAAAAGCAATTAAAGGAAAGTCTTTTTCAATTACCTCAGAGTGTCTGGAAGAATATTATTCTTGCCTATGAGCCTGTTTGGGCTATTGGTACCGGAGAAACTGCAAGTCCGGAACAAGCTCAGGAAATGCATAAACATGTAAGGGAGCTTTTAAATAAAAATGTAGGGAAAGAAGTAGCAGAAGCTACTTCAATATTATACGGTGGTAGCGTAAAACCTAACAACGCCAAAGAGATTTTTGCAAAAGAAGATGTAGACGGTGGCCTTATTGGTGGAGCAAGTCTCAATGCAGTAGACTTCCTGGAGATTGTAAATTCATTTTAG
- the prmA gene encoding 50S ribosomal protein L11 methyltransferase yields MAGNYFEFQFTIDPVQPASEILIAELGYLGFESFVENDDGITAYIPEEEYEEDIFAGVHILQSEDFKITYDQKEIERVNWNEEWEKNFTPILVDEVCSVRAPFHEKPDTEFDIVIEPKMSFGTGHHATTHMMIQHILKNSWEGKSVLDMGCGTGVLAILSALKGANQIDAIDIDNWCYLNTLENITRNDCEHINVEEGGAELLEGREYDTILANINLNILLRDLPIYEKCLKSKGDLFLSGFYIGDLPAIKQACEKLGLYFVENFERSDWIAAKFSR; encoded by the coding sequence ATGGCTGGGAATTACTTTGAATTTCAATTTACAATAGATCCGGTTCAGCCGGCTTCAGAGATTCTTATTGCCGAGTTGGGTTACCTGGGATTTGAAAGCTTTGTTGAAAATGACGATGGCATCACAGCTTATATTCCGGAAGAAGAATATGAAGAAGATATTTTTGCCGGTGTTCATATTCTCCAATCAGAAGATTTTAAGATCACCTATGATCAAAAGGAAATAGAACGAGTAAACTGGAACGAAGAGTGGGAAAAGAATTTCACTCCTATTCTTGTTGATGAGGTTTGTAGTGTTAGAGCCCCTTTTCATGAAAAGCCGGATACCGAGTTTGATATTGTTATAGAACCTAAAATGTCTTTTGGGACCGGGCATCATGCTACCACCCATATGATGATACAGCATATCCTCAAAAATAGCTGGGAAGGGAAAAGCGTTTTGGATATGGGATGCGGTACCGGTGTTCTTGCGATTCTTTCCGCTTTGAAAGGAGCGAACCAAATTGATGCTATAGATATCGATAACTGGTGCTATTTAAATACTCTTGAAAACATTACTAGAAATGATTGCGAGCATATTAATGTGGAAGAGGGAGGAGCAGAACTGCTTGAAGGACGAGAATATGATACAATCCTGGCAAATATTAACCTTAATATTTTGCTAAGAGATTTACCGATTTACGAAAAATGTTTAAAATCAAAAGGAGATTTATTTCTCAGTGGATTTTACATAGGAGATTTACCCGCCATCAAACAGGCTTGTGAAAAACTGGGCTTATACTTTGTGGAAAATTTCGAAAGGAGTGATTGGATCGCAGCAAAGTTTTCACGCTAG
- a CDS encoding ATP-dependent Clp protease adaptor ClpS, whose product MSTKEEVLEEVEIKTKDKKENEIVLYNDDYNTFDHVIDTLIYACEHTPEQAEQCSILVHYKGKCTVKTGPYKELKPRCSKLLDAGLSAEII is encoded by the coding sequence ATGAGTACTAAGGAAGAAGTATTAGAAGAGGTTGAAATAAAGACCAAGGACAAAAAAGAAAATGAAATTGTATTGTACAATGATGATTACAATACTTTTGATCATGTTATAGATACATTAATATATGCTTGTGAACATACTCCAGAGCAGGCAGAACAATGTTCTATTCTTGTTCATTATAAAGGAAAGTGCACCGTAAAAACAGGCCCGTACAAAGAATTAAAGCCGAGATGTTCCAAATTATTAGATGCTGGATTGAGTGCAGAAATAATTTAG